In one window of Thalassophryne amazonica chromosome 9, fThaAma1.1, whole genome shotgun sequence DNA:
- the LOC117516567 gene encoding LOW QUALITY PROTEIN: olfactory receptor 146-like (The sequence of the model RefSeq protein was modified relative to this genomic sequence to represent the inferred CDS: substituted 1 base at 1 genomic stop codon) codes for MGLFNSALGRNITFVRSPYFIISGFSDIPNINYYYVFLFFVYIVSVLGNTAVMAVILLDQNLRTPKYVALFNLAWTDLLGSTVQVPKVLDIFVFNQRLISYNDCMAFILFSYTCLCMQSLNLVVLSYDRLVAITFQLHYYMKVTHRFMFSLIAFFWVLSITAVLIAVGLLTRLSICKSETINSYFCDYGKIYMLACNDXTPAHVTIHLFTVLMIWFPLIFILFNYSYIGYSLNKITSVREKVKTFKTCSAHLSLVVIYFLPVLITSTVGKHLHPNGRIISLSLTSVIPPMVNPFIYVLQTQEIKKSIKKLLK; via the exons ATGGGATTGTTCAATTCTGCTCTCGGAAGAAACATCACCTTTGTGCGTTCTCCATATTTCATCATAAGTGGCTTTTCTGACATACCTAACATAAACTATTACtatgtctttctcttttttgtttaTATTGTGTCAGTGTTGGGAAACACAGCTGTGATGGCTGTAATATTGTTGGACCAAAATCTAAGAACTCCAAAGTATGTTGCACTTTTTAACCTTGCATGGACAGACCTGCTTGGTAGCACTGTTCAGGTACCAAAGGTTCTTGACATATTTGTGTTTAATCAGCGCCTCATCTCTTATAATGACTGCATGGCATTTATTTTATTCTCCTACACGTGTCTTTGTATGCAGTCTCTTAATCTGGTTGTTCTCTCCTATGACAGATTGGTAGCGATCACCTTCCAACTGCACTATTACATGAAGGTCACACACAGGTTCATGTTTTCTTTGATTGCCTTTTTCTGGGTTTTATCAATAACTGCTGTGCTCATTGCAGTGGGTCTTCTCACGAGACTTTCCATCTGTAAGTCAGAGACTATTAACAGTTATTTCTGTGATTATGGCAAAATATACATGCTGGCCTGCAATGACTAAACCCCTGCCCATGTGACTATTCATCTGTTTACAGTTCTTATGATTTGGTTTCCACTGATATTT atcttgTTCAATTACTCATATATTGGCTACTCTTTGAATAAAATAACATCAGTTCGGGAAAAGGTAAAAACTTTTAAAACCTGCAGTGCTCACCTTTCATTAGTCGTAATCTATTTCCTCCCAGTTTTGATCACATCTACTGTTGGAAAACATTTACATCCGAATGGCAGAATTATAAGTCTGTCCCTGACCTCTGTCATTCCACCCATGGTAAACCCATTTATATATGTTCTACAGACACAAGAAATCAAAAAATCTATTAAAAAGTTGTTAAAATAA